GCCTGGGAACAGAGCTGTACCGGCATGCCTATTTTCTGGAGTTTGGCAACAAAGTCTGATCTATAGCTTATACTGCTCCTTTCTGGACGTCCACTTTCTGGAACTCCTGAACTGAACCTGTGCTCAAACCTGTCCCCCTGGAACACCATGCACCAAAAGGGGCCCTTCTGTTCCAGAGGCTCTGGGGACGCCAAGGCTGGGGTTGTCTGCCTCTCACAGAACCTCTCAGAACTCACACCGCGGGGGAGAAGCAGAGGCACCAGGATCCAGGCTGGCATGAGATGATACTGCCAAGTGCAGAGGCGGCTGCAGACACACAGTAGGGCATTTTGCAGTCTACCCTGCACCTGCATCCCTGCAGCTGCACAGCAAGGCTGTGCTTGGTTAGAAGAAACATTGGGTGCTAAAGGTATCTTCttagcctggggctggagagatggttctgaggttaagagcactggctgttcttccaggggtcctgagttcaattcccagcaaacacatggtggctcacaaccacctataatgggatctggtgccctcttgtggcctgcaggcacacatgcagacagggcattcatacataataaataaataaatcttaaaaaagaaagagaaagggtatCTAAGCCTATTTCAGGCCTCCTCTGGCAGATGTGTATACGAGATGGTAGGTAAGgttctgacctctgacctactGTGTGGTGAAGCAGCTCAAACCTCACGTGATACCTGGTCCTGGACCCAGCTCTGCCACCAACCTGCTGTGTGGCTTCCTGCCAGCCCCTTGCCCTCCCCATTCAACTCTTCCTCTGTGAAATAGGGCGGGGACCAGGGTTCTTCTATGACTGACAGCTGTCACCTCAGCCCACATCCCAGCTCTGGCCATGCCATGACTACTATGGGCGTCATCTCCCTGGCACCCTGTCCCCCCTGaagtgagaacagaagctgtCAGCGCCATCTCCGGACTGTCCATCACATCCACAGCTTGCCAAGCACTGGTCTCCCCCACCCTCGACACCCACATTTCCCTTTCAGGGTAGCATTTGGAGCCCAGGTGTCCTTGAGAAGCAGGGGCCGGCCTGACCCAGTTCACCCAGTGGGGGCCCACATACCCCGTCATCTTTGGTGGTCTCCGTTTCTGATATTCGCGCTCATCCACGGTCCACACAGCCCCCTTGACGTTCTCCACACGGACGAAGCATTTATGCAGGCTGAGGTTGTGGCGCACGGCGTTCTAGGGATGCAGTAAACGGGGCTCACCTTCATTCcagtgaacacacacagaaaatcctCCCATGGTCCCGCAAAGGTCCCTCATTTCACGTCCTAGGGAGCAACAACCACGTACCCCACCCAAGGGCGGCAGGAGGGAGGGCTCTCACTGCACCTGCTTCCAGGAGCTCCTACTTCTGCCTCATCTTGGAAAGTGTTGTCTTGGatagggtgtggtggtacatggcttTATGCCttaacatgggaggcagagacaaacctGGTCTatacagggagttccaggccagccaggactatataagAGGTCCAGGACTACATtagaggccctgtctccaaagaaagaaaagaaaatgctgcaGCCTGGGAAATGAAATCACTCCTTTTCCTGTCCTCAAAACTGGCAGCTGTCACTCctgacttctgattttttttaaaatgcgcattggtgttttgcctgcatggatgtctgtgcgaATATGTTGGATTCCTGGAACAGGAGATACAGAAGGttatgagatgccatgtgggtgctgggaattgaacctgggtcctctgggagagccgccactgctcttacctgctgagccatctctctagttccctaGCTTCTGATTTTAAGACCTGATTTAAGGACCCTGGTGACTCAGAGAAGTTGGGACACTGTACCTCAGGCACACAAGGAACTCTGGACTTGCGACTGACCCATGGTCCTCACAGCCTTTATTGAAGCCCTAAGGAGTCTGAGGCTTTGTGCTGTGGCTCTGAACAGACAGCTTCCTGGGAGCACAGGCATACAGTGGAGCCCAATAAATGCACGTGGAAACCAACTGCTAACTTGAAAAGACAGTCTAAAGTCACAGCTGTGAGGCAACACGACAAGGTTACCACCACCTTCTCCTGACGGGGGAACTTCAGAAATTGAGGTCACCTGGTTGGTAGGACACACGGGCGGGGGGTTGCTGGGCCTAATTCCCTCTGGAAGCCTGGATGAGGGCCCTGATCCCTGTCCCCAGGTCCCCTGGTCCCACCTCCCTAACTCTCTGCTCTCAGTTTTTCTGCCTCTCACCACCAGCCCCAGCCCTGTCCCCATTACCTGTCCCCCATCAGCCTCCTCCATTCGCCCCATTCCTATCTCCTCTTTACATTTCTGAAGGGGGAAGAATGCGGGCAGGGCGGGCAGTGGGTGCCCCTGGAgatcccctctccctctctcccatccaACTCTTGCCTCTTGCAACTGGCCCGATTTCATTACCAATTTTAATTTGCCTCTAATTAAATCCTGTGTATTTTTCCGACTCGCTTGCTAATCCACGAGGGAGGCGGGCGGCTGGAGTGGAATCTCACGGAGCGATAATTACAAAGGGCCTAATCACGCCGGGGCTCCTGCCTCAGAATAAATTTGCCCGCATTACGGGGCTCCGATCCTCCGCTTTGCAAATGAGAATGACCCCAATTTCCGAGGGTGGCCTCGCCGGGGCTTTTTTCCCTCATTTCGAAGCCTGATTCGTGATGAGAGACTAACTCGTTACGCTGAAACATTAACGGCAATTTAAGGGGTCTGGCGGAGGCTGCGTAAACAAAAGGATGGGCCCACAACACAGGCCCTAGGAGGGGATGGACATGGGAGGGCTGGTGGGGACCACTGGCTTGGCAGATGGTGGCTCTGTCCCCAAGAAATGGCAGCTGGCCTGGCCTACACCCACTTCTAAGCCTGGATGCCCTGAGCCTGAAGTAGAAGCCTTATTTATGGATGGGGGCCAGACGGGGTGGGGATGGGACTTAGAAACCCAAATAAAGTAGAGGAAGATGACCTGGAGGAAGTGAAAAGTAGACGGAACAGGAACAGAGGGAAGAAACCACAAGCTTCCCCCAATACATGAATGAAGTTTGGCTGATGAAAAGAATTCTCAAAGACACTGTGGCTCTAAAGCCAACATAGTCTGACCAGATGTGGCTTGGCAGTATGGGGTCCCTGGGTGGTGCAGGTAGCAACACAGGCACCCTGAGGATCTGGACCAGTGTGTGTGAGGGATGAAACAGAGACGGAGGCCAACTGACCAGATGAGTTGTTTTAACATGGTCACTGAGAAACCAAGAAAGCCACCTGACCACCTTCCACATAGAAACTAGGCTCTATATCGTATTAAATTTTAGATGATGTGATTGTATCACTTGTAAAGCCTGCCTTCCGACCTGGCCTGGAGGTTGGAGGCTGGGCCAGGTGGCCCCAGGACGCGTTGTTGGTTCAAAAAGAGCAGGGTTGTGGTTGCCAGGAAGTGACATCACTCATAGCCAATCAGAATGGCTGTCTCTGCCACATAGTATCTCTAAGCTTTGGGAGCTTGGCATGggaaagggaagatgatgtgAAAGGTCCTTCTAGTAACCTTTTGTATATTACCAAGGTGGAAAAGGCTGGGCAACCGCAGACCGTACACAGGGCTTGGCGGTACACGTGTTGAGAGACCGGCAACACTGTGGGAGAGGATTCGTTTCGCTGCAGTTTTTTCGCTGGCCAGCAGGGGGACCCGAGAGCCAGGATACAATTAAGAGTTCTGAGATAGGGACTCCCTCTCCAGTGTTCAGACTTCACAAAGGGGCCAATACTCCTTCCTCCTTAATTCAGATACCACCTTCCCACCTTGCTGCACAGTGAAAGTCACACAAAGTGTGGGCACGCATACCTCGTCTTGACTAGAGAATGGTTTAGGGTCCCAGACCACATCTGTGTCCCATTTTCCTAGGGTCTCCTAGGAAAATGCTTTTATGGCTGAAAGTGTTAAATTTCTAATTGGATAGATACAATTATCTCCCTGCTACTGGTATACTGGGTAGTTTGTGAATGCCCATGTGTGTCCCGGGAATGGTCCACGGGGCTCATTCCACCCATGTATCTGGGCCATATACCTGCAACCTCCTCCGGGACTTCATACGAGCCTTTAGTTTGGAATCTAGACCCATGAAGTACCTACGGATTCAGCCCAGGACCTGCTACCAAGAATTCACCCTTCTGCTGTCCTGCCTCAGGGGGCTGGGTTCTTTGTACCTTGGAAGTACCTTAGGAAGGgggtgatttcttctttttaaagtgaCAGCACAAGATTGGACAAAGTCACTAAAAGCAAGTCCCTCTGTATGCCTAGCACACACAGGGCTGGGTTCTATGCCCAGCACTGCCTAAcagggtgtggtgatgcacacctgtaatcttggcactcagggagttggaggcagggagatcatctgaacccagggttttaagaccagcctgggcaatgtGGCAAGTCCCCAACTCACAAAAGGGCCCTTATGAATACTCCACACCTCCTgctaagaagtgtgtgtgtgtggctggggtGTCTATGGCCCTAATGGGATAGTTCTGCAGGATTGTTGAGGGGAAAAACTGTTAGGCAGCCTGGGTCTCCATGGGATGTGGAGGTTTAAGAAGTGAGAACGAGGGGAGGGGCAGGCCTCACCTTCCAGGTGGCGGTGTTTCTCCGGAAATAGGCGAACATCCTGGTAAACCAGTTATAGATCTCGTTCAGAGTCAGCTGCCTATCCGGAGTTTCCAGAATGGCCTGCAAGCAAGGAAAGGGCAGAGAGACCCTCAGCTTACTCCTGGAGGGTTCAGAGCCCTGTGTTTTTGCCCCTCTCAGAGGAGACCCATTGCAATAGGTATGGACCAGATGGGTGGATGCAGGACCAGAGAGAGGTAGGCTGGGCATCCCAGCAAGGCCAGTGAGCTAAGAGGGGCTGAGGATACTGGGAGCCCAGCTCCAGAGCCTGTGCAAGTGCACGCGGGACACAAGAGCCTCTGCTGGGGTTGGGGGTGAGGGGGAAATAGGGCTCCACATGCCCTATCTGGAAGAAGTGAATGAGCGCCGTTCTTGAAGTGGCTGGGAATTTATCCTTATTTGGGCAAAGTGCACCCTGAGAATGGGAGAGAATGCACACCTATAGGAAGTCCCGGAGAGCAGACACATGTGTCAGAGTATGTCTATGTGTTTATGAATATCATGTGAGCATTAAGAACATGAGGGGTATGGACAggagagaagggacagagaggaaggaggctgagtgtgtgtatgcagaaaTGAGCATGGCACTGTGGATACAGACAGCAAAAATTAATGGGAATATACTCTGAGCTGCAGGCAAAAGACCAGAGGAGAGGGTCCCAGAACCCTCTTGGAGGTATCAACTAGCTTTCCTTCCACACCCCTCCTGCCTTCCACACTTACCTGGCGGATAAGGGAGGCGTAGGTGAAGGGGGGCCTGACATCAGCATTTTTGTAGAATTCATGATTCTGGGCCAGCTCTGGGGGAGACAGGCAGAAGGTGAGGCAGCCAGACCGGGGACCTGCCTGGGGGAGGGAACACCCCTCCTTCCACAGCAGCCTCACCTGAGGAGATGGGGGAACAGAATTTGTCGCTGCTTCTCCGGCGAGCAGGGCCCCCGCTATGCAAAGATGCAGAGCCCAGGCCAGGGGGTCGCAGGGGTGTGACAGGGGCAGCCGCTGAAGTTGGGGGGTGCACGAGGCCATCTGGGAATGAGTCTGCAGAGATGGTCACcttggagaaagaggaggagtgaGGAACTGGGTTCAGTGGTTAGTAATGGGGAAGGGCCCAGGGCATGCAGGGACGCGGGGGCACTCACTGGCTGGCTGAAGGGCTTGGGCTCTGAAGGCCGCATGTGCAGATGGGCCATCATGGCCTGCAACCGCTCACTCTCCTTGGCAAGCTGTGAAAGACACAGGCAAAGAGGGGCATTGTAAAGGAAGGCAATGGGTCCTTATCCCTACATGCCATCTTCACCAGAGTACTCCCCCAGAAAGCCTCGACACTCACGCacactctctcacatacacacactcatatacactctctctcttacacacacactcacacccatacagacacattcacatgtgcaccacatacacattcacacatacaattacacacatatactcttacacacaatcacatgcacactcattctctctccgtcacacacacgcacgcacgcatgcacgcacacagaggTGCCTGCTCCCTGTGTCTCACTTCTGAAAACTTTCTTTGTCCCTCTGAACCTCCACACCTTCAGGGTCGGGATGTTGACACCCTGTCCCGGCTCAGACTTTACCACTCTTACACACGGGCACCCTTCTTCCCATCAGCAATGTGCTCTTTCTCCCCAGGGAAGGCAGAATCTGTGGCCGAACACCACCCCACGGCCTGCCTGGTTCACTACTGAAAAGGTACGTGGGAATGGATGAATGATTCACTTCCTCCATTCATAAATCTGACGCATCTTTTACAACTACCCTCTTCACAGGGCGCCCTGTTAGGAGCCAGGTTAAACGTGGCTGGCTGACTGACTACTAAGGACTCCACACAGGAGCCAGGGTATCTGGTTCAAATCCCAATTCCTTCATTCGCTGAGTGGCCACTTGAAAGGTACCATGCTCTGTGCATGTGTCACTGGGGACGGTGTTAGTGCAGGCATGGCGGGCTGCTCTGAGGACTCCTTGAGCTACCTAGATGGCTGGGGGAGCACGGCACGAAGCAGGTCTGTACACAGCCACTCACCCAGCCTTGTATTTACGTAGCATATAAAGCACATAGCCTCAAACAACTCACCGGTCCTCACCCCACACTATGCTAACTAAGACCCAGAGAATGTAAGATGTTGGCTCTGACCACAGGACCCTCACAGGACACTGCCTGCCCTGATGGGCAAAACTGTGTGGCTCTCCCAGCACACCCGTGGGTCACACCTGGATCTCCAGCTGTTGGACCACCTGCATCTGCACGCGGCATTGGGCTGTGCTCCGGTCATCCAAAGCGTGTTCTGTGTTGAGGTGTCTTagagaggaggagagcaggggagagagTGAGCCCTGGGCTGTCTTACTTCACCTCTGCCACCCATCCTCCACCCCGACTCTGTCAGCCAGGCCTCAGCCAGAAAAGCAGACAGAATAAGAGAAACGAAGAGAAAGGGTGGAacaaagcgggggggggggggggggagcaattGAGGAAGCTTTCTCCTCAGCCTCCTTTGATGTCTTAGCTAAAACCGGGCTACAGAGAGATCTAATTGCAAATGAACTAATTAAGTAAACCTCTGACGAAGCGTGAAAACAATTTGTTTGACCCTGATGCAGCAAGGGTCCGGGAGACAGCGGAGTTAATCCGTCAGTGACAGAGCTTGGCACTGTGGTGGCGGCTGGCCGCCTGCTGCCAGCcgcctgtctgcctcccacccTGCCTGTCCTCGGTTGGCCATCACTCTCCAGGATGCGGCGAGATAGGCTTCCTCCACTGACACCCCTGTTCTGCGGTGGGAGGGTGTTGGGGGGGAGCTGCCAGCAGGAATATGGGGGGCAGGGAAAGCAGGGGAAGAGCTAGGCCACCCTGCAGCTCCACTTGGCTGGGACGTTAGGATTGCAGGTGACAGTGGGAAGGGCTGGGCGACACCTACTTGATAAACTGGCCCAGGTCTTCACACAGGGTCTCACAGCCTGGCCACTTGCATTCTCCATGTCCATAAAGGGGGTGGGAACTGGGGGTCTCCTCGTGGGAGGAGCTGGAAAGGGGTGAAAACATTAGTGATCAGAGCCCGAAGGCCCCTCCTCAGCAACCCTGGGTCCAGCTTTTGTCCTACAGCTGGCTTCCCATTCTGAACACCAGAGGGAGGAGGTAAACTCCTGGGTCCCTGAgctccagccctccctccctctactcttgGGGTTCCAGGCACAACCCAGAGCAGGGCCTGGGCACGTGCTGTGCCCTAGGGCCATCCATACCTGTCTCTCCGAGATGTGAGCACAGTGGGCTGTCCGTTGGGTAAGGGGTggtgggagagaggtggggagacctTGGGGGGGCTGGCAAACGAGGTAGCAGTAGCAGCTGTGCTGGCCAGGTCCAGCCCCTCCTGCCTGACGCTGTCCTCAGCAGGCTGCCCTGGGGCACCCTCACCTTTCCACAGCTGAGGCAGGTCTGTCGGACACACGgctgctgcaggagagagaggctggctGGTTGGGAGCACAATACACAGAGCCTGTGCCTCACCCAGGGTTTGGTGAAAGCTGCAGggttgggggcgggggtggggcatTGCTCACCTTGCGGGAGGGCCTGGAGGGGGCCTGAGGCTTGGCTAGGCTGCAGGCTGACCAGCCCCTGCCTCTGTAGGTTGAGCAAGTGCTGTTGCTGCAACTGTTGCATCTGCAGGAGCTGCTGCTGGAAGGCCAGCTGTTTGTTCCCCAGAGCCTGAGAGGGAGCCCGAGGGGGTGGGCAGAGAGGGGTGCCGTCGGCCTCGGCCGTGCCATCTGGCCCCCATGCCGCCGCCACCCCCTCCCAGGGCCTGTCAGCCCCTGAAGCTGTCGTGGTGGCCTCCGCAGCTGCAGCTTCTCTGCTCCCGGCCCAGCTTCCATAGGGCTGCATGCCTTCTCGCAGtaaacacacgcatgcacgcacgcacgcacacgcgcaaACACACACAGCCAGACCCAGACACGCAGCACGacgccctccctcctccctcctcctcctccttggcgGCAGCTTCTGCTATCCACACGGCAGCTGTGCGCCTGGGTGGGGGGGGCTCTCATCACAGTGATGGATGAGCCTGTCAGAACTGGGGGCCACTCCCACCTGGAGGAGACCCTTCCCACATGCCCAGAGCCCCCCTTCTTCTAGGGTGGTGGAGACTCTGCACCTCCATCTCATTCTGTTCTGCTTTTCAGACACAGTGCTAAAGAAGGGGATAGGACCTGACCAGCCTCAGCATGGTCTAGAACAGTGGCCAACACCGCCTAGGCTTAAACTCCTGGTTCCCTGAGTACACGGCTCCCCGCCCCTCCCCATTCAGTTCTTCACACAGGCACTGACAGGTCAGGCTGTCAGCAAGTTTTCTGAGTCCAGAGAGCCAATCATGTCCTGGATGTCTGAGAGGCCAGgtatctctgcctgcctgccctgggGAGTGGCCTGGTATGTATTAGGGGCGGCAATTCATTGAGACAAGAGGATAAAGAGCATAGATTCAAACACCGATCTTAGCAGCTGAAAGCACACTGGAAGAGAGGCAGGGGCGGGGAGGGCCTGGTAACCATCAGAGCAGCACTCTGGGAAGGGGCACCCTGAAGTGAGGCCACAGTTTAGTCAAGAAGGAGACAAGTCTGGGACACCAGGCACCTGCTGTAACCCCTCAGGATGTGCTGTGGCAGGAGGTAAAGCAGACGCTGGGCTGGGGAGCTATGAGAATAAGCTGGTGAGGGCTGCACAAGGCATCGGGAGACAGGGCAGGCTAAGATGCAGGAGGTAGGCACACTGCTGAGGGTCCTCTGCATGGGACAGCTGGCTCACTAAGGGACAGGGTGAGCAGCAAGATGGTAGGACATGAGTCTGTTGGATATAAGCGAAGACCATCAGACATATCTGGTGATTCCACACATAGGGACACACAATTTGAGGcaagcagagaaagaatgggTACAAGGAGTTGGAGGCAAGTGAATGTCCACCCCTAACTTCTTCCTTGAACCTCCCCTCCCAATGTTTTCCTGGTTTTCCAACTCTTCCCACAAGGCCAGTTTTCTTTATCAGACTGAAGAAGGCTGGTTGCCAGTGTTGGGACTAGAGAATGCAGGGGATATCTGGGCACAGCTCTACAGCCACTCACCTCCTTGGGCTGCTGTTTCCCAGCCTGCTGCTGGGTGAGGAGCTGCAGATGGAGTTGCTCTTGCTGCTTCTTATAATATTCCTGCAgctgaaggaagaagaggggcagTTTCCGGAGCTGCTAGCCCTGGAGCTGCCAATCCAGGAGCTGCTAGGTGCAAACCCAGCCCTGCCTGGCCAAGGCTCCCGCAGGCAGGGCAAAAGTGTTCCACAAACATggccaggcagagagagatgggacCTCTTCAGTAtgtttctgagtgtgtgttgggggtatgGAGGGTATGGTGTTCCATACTTCACCCTGCTCCCCAAGAGTTCTAAAGATAGAAGTGTGGCCAGTATGTGGGACGTAAGGGTGGGAGGTAGCAAAGGATTCTCTGGGCAGTGTTTCTGGTTTCTGCCACAGCAGAGGTCCTCAGTGAGGCTCAGGGAGGGAGTGGGTGCCGCCCTGGGGCTAATCTCACCTGCTGGAGCATGAGTGCCTGTTGCTGCTGCAGCAAGGCCTGCAGCTGAGGGGGTGACAGGATCTGCTGCATCTGCTGAGGGGTGAGCATCTGCTGCGACATCATGGCCACAGACACGGGCACCTGTGGGATGTACCCCACGAGTCAGAGGCCGTCCCCGGTGCATGGCAGAGTGGCTCTCCaatgtgtctgcctctgccacctatGGGGCTGTGCCTCTTCTGACTCCACCAtgggcccaggctggccttgaactcgggtAGATGCTGTGTTTACAGGCCTGTGTCTCTATACTTTGTTTTATCTGAAGACATtttcactctatagcccaggctggccttgaactctccttGTCTTCCAGACACTGTGATCTCAGATGTGAACTACCGACCTCCACAGAGCCTTGTTTCTGGACATATGATTTAACAGTCACCGTCTTCAGGCTACTAGGGGATTAACAACAGTGGTCAGAGGCTAGTGCATAGCAACGGCCTATAAATGGCCATGATCGCAGGATGCATGGTCCCAGGTGTGGGAGACAAGATAGCACCAACAGGCCACTGGGCCACTTCCAGCTCTTAACTTATCACGTTTGAGACTACCAGCAGTGTGAGCCTGCTTCGGAGAGCAGCAGGGAGACAGAGTCAAAAGTACCCTGCCTGCTGGACACGGGATGATGCCTATAATCGTGTGAGTTTGAGCTCAGATCGGAGGACACAGGAAGGTCCAGGCCATTCAGAGcttacagtgagaccctgtcttccccTGAGCAGCACCTGATTGAGCCCACTCTGGCGTGAGCCCACCTGGCTCGCTCTGAACGCCTGTGTTCGTGGTACGCGTGGCGGCCCAGAGTAGAGGCCCAGAGAGCACACCCTGCTGGGACTGTTCTGGAGTCAGAGCTGCAGTGGACAAAGCACAGCAGCTCAGCAGGCTTAGAGTCACTTGTCCTCTCCGGGATGTCACTGTcctcaaacacaaaacacaggCGGAGTCGCTTTCTGCCTACTGGGCCTGTTAGCACTCTCTAGAAGGTGCAGGTGATTCACCTACAAACTAAAATGGTTCAGAGAAAATAACAACGACATATTTTCCCATAGCCCTT
The nucleotide sequence above comes from Microtus pennsylvanicus isolate mMicPen1 chromosome 7, mMicPen1.hap1, whole genome shotgun sequence. Encoded proteins:
- the Foxp4 gene encoding forkhead box protein P4 isoform X2 translates to MMVESASETIRSAPSGQNGVGSLSGQADGGSGTGTAGTAPAVGRDGSGRDATSGADSNGEMSSTELLHFQQQQALQVARQFLLQQVSSLNSPGNNDSKQSASAVQVPVSVAMMSQQMLTPQQMQQILSPPQLQALLQQQQALMLQQLQEYYKKQQEQLHLQLLTQQQAGKQQPKEALGNKQLAFQQQLLQMQQLQQQHLLNLQRQGLVSLQPSQASGPLQALPQAVCPTDLPQLWKGEGAPGQPAEDSVRQEGLDLASTAATATSFASPPKVSPPLSHHPLPNGQPTVLTSRRDSSSHEETPSSHPLYGHGECKWPGCETLCEDLGQFIKHLNTEHALDDRSTAQCRVQMQVVQQLEIQLAKESERLQAMMAHLHMRPSEPKPFSQPVTISADSFPDGLVHPPTSAAAPVTPLRPPGLGSASLHSGGPARRRSSDKFCSPISSELAQNHEFYKNADVRPPFTYASLIRQAILETPDRQLTLNEIYNWFTRMFAYFRRNTATWKNAVRHNLSLHKCFVRVENVKGAVWTVDEREYQKRRPPKMTGSPTLVKNMISGLSYGALNASYQAALAESSFPLLSSPGMLNPGSASSLLPLSQDDMGAPGEPLPSNGSSSPPRLSPPQYSHQVQVKEEPAEAEEDRRPGPPLGAPNPSTVGPPEDRDLEEDLPGEDMS
- the Foxp4 gene encoding forkhead box protein P4 isoform X1; this encodes MMVESASETIRSAPSGQNGVGSLSGQADGGSGTGTAGTAPAVGRDGSGRDATSGADSNGEMSSTELLHFQQQQALQVARQFLLQQVSSLNSPGNNDSKQSASAVQVPVSVAMMSQQMLTPQQMQQILSPPQLQALLQQQQALMLQQLQEYYKKQQEQLHLQLLTQQQAGKQQPKEALGNKQLAFQQQLLQMQQLQQQHLLNLQRQGLVSLQPSQASGPLQALPQAAVCPTDLPQLWKGEGAPGQPAEDSVRQEGLDLASTAATATSFASPPKVSPPLSHHPLPNGQPTVLTSRRDSSSHEETPSSHPLYGHGECKWPGCETLCEDLGQFIKHLNTEHALDDRSTAQCRVQMQVVQQLEIQLAKESERLQAMMAHLHMRPSEPKPFSQPVTISADSFPDGLVHPPTSAAAPVTPLRPPGLGSASLHSGGPARRRSSDKFCSPISSELAQNHEFYKNADVRPPFTYASLIRQAILETPDRQLTLNEIYNWFTRMFAYFRRNTATWKNAVRHNLSLHKCFVRVENVKGAVWTVDEREYQKRRPPKMTGSPTLVKNMISGLSYGALNASYQAALAESSFPLLSSPGMLNPGSASSLLPLSQDDMGAPGEPLPSNGSSSPPRLSPPQYSHQVQVKEEPAEAEEDRRPGPPLGAPNPSTVGPPEDRDLEEDLPGEDMS